AAAATGTACTTTCTAAGCTTGAGAAATCATAATTAGAAATGGGCAATATTTCCATTTTCTCACAATTCGCTTTGAATCCTGATACAGCACCACATGTGTCTAACAGAAGTAAAATAAATGACAGAGAATGTTGTGGttcagataaataaataaaaatgtcatcTGCATACAATGATATCACATGTTGATCTCCACCAATCTCTTTGCCCCGGATTGAGCCATGAGTTCAAATTGATGCTAGGGTTTCTGTGgctaaagaaaataaataactaGACAGAGGTCATCCCTGTCACGCTGGTTTGGGGGATTTGTACAATAGCTCAATCCAGGAGATAAATACCGGACCAAAACGAAACGCTTTGAAGACAGCCACCAAATATACCCATCCCACCATATCTAATGCTTTTTCAGCATCTAATGATACTGCCACTATTGGAGCGTTCAAGTTTTTAGTATGACggattatatttaaaaaatggcaGAGATTGTTTGATCTGAGTTGATCTGAGTGAATCAACTTTTGTATTACTGTTTGTATGCAAAAAGCCAATACTTTAGCAATGATTTTGTAATCCACATTCAAGAGGAATATTGGGCGGTAAGATCTGCATGACAATGATTCCTTATCTTTCTTTTTAAGTAGGGTGATTGCCCTCACTGTTGCCCTAACTTGCTATTTATTTACTTTTTGGAACCCATGTAGACCCTTTCTGGGGAGTAATGTTAACCATGACACGCAATGTGGCTTGTTGGTGAAACTCACCTTTGATGAGTTGCTCTGGCCTTGTGCCCGGCAGGGTCCACATGGCAGGGGCTAGATGGCTGAACACAGTGGCATCCACCATAGACAGCTTAGGACCCATCAGGTACTTCTTATCACCTACCCAGAAAAACGCCAAGAATCAGGGGGCGAGAAGAATGTTGTATGGAACAAGGGACATGGGGGTAAAATTTTGACTGGAAATTAGTCCTCATGGTGTAGTGTCCTACTTTCTCCAGAAGAGGACAGAATTGTACAATTTATCTtgttataacatttacattttagtcatttagcagacgctcttatccagagcgacttacttaaatgtgaatgcatacatttcatttcatgcattttttttttgttgtactggccccccgtgggaatcgaacccacaaccctggcgttgcacacaccatgctggcgttgcaaacaccatgctctaccaactgagccacagggaagactataaAAGGCCGCTCCTTTAAGCACTTGAAACTGGCCATAGTACTGTAAACTCAAGTAATTTAATTAAACCACAATGGAACCTACAGCTGGCCATAGCCCTAGTTATGGGATTAACAAGGCTTCTAAGGCTGCAGACTGTACCTTGTGAAATGAGATGGGTATGATGATCTGTATGATTGTGATTTTAATGAttatctacagtataccctcACCCTACCGAGTAGGGTGGCCAGCGTCCGCATGTCCTTCTCCATTAGAGCGTAGACCTCCTCCTTGGTGAATCGTCCAATCCCGTGGCCGTACATCTCCCTCTTCACGATGCCGCCAGTCAGGCGACTCAGGATCCACTTGAGTAGGTCACTCAGTGGCCCACTCACTGCCAGCATCTTCTGGGTCTCCTCCAGGTTGTCCACCCACTGACAGTACGCTATGGTCCTGTCATCACACACAGACGTGATGTTCGTTAGGTCAACAGTATCTCAAATCCATACGCTGATAAAGTGTGGTCCCAATGGCACAGTTGGTTGGAGCATggagtttgcaacaccagggttgtgagtTTCAAGGGACAGATGTAATGGTTTGCGACCCAATCACATTCACTAGTTTATCATCCTATCCCTCAGTATCAAATAAATTAGGTCTCCAAACAGAGCAGCATCTAGTGGATGTCTTACTGTAGTGTCAGGAAGTGTCTCACCAGTAGAAGTGTTCCTCCACCATCTTGGTGACAGCCTGGGACACAGCCTTCTCCGGGGGACTGAGGTTCTTGTTGAGGCTCACGCCTAGCTTCTCCTCCAGGAAGTCGATGATAAACTCTGTACCAGACACCTGCTCCTGGTTGTACTCTATCCATGGCATCTTCCCCTGGGGAGACAGCTTCCCATCAAAGTAGTTCTGCAtgacagagggagcgagagaaaggaaagaggaaGAAGGAATTTCAATGGTCAGTTACTCTTCAATAGAAAATGACACAATGTTACATCAAATAATTCAACTACGCACCAACCCaaacatccctctctctttctctgtctctctccccatccctctctctctcacacacacacacacacctggtaggGCAGGTCCACCATGCGCAGGTAGGTCTCCATCTTGAggcagaagggggagagggaagggacaCCACTCTTTGGCCTGGAGAACTGGTGAAGGATGATGGTATCTTTAGAGTTCAGCTCCTGTTCTTTCCTATGGACCAGCCAGAGCAAAGCAGTTTGAGCTCCACATTCTAATCACTCATCCTTATACATTTTATTGAAAGCAACTTACGGTTAGTGCATATATTCATTAAATATGTGtgtaggcctcccgagtggagcagcggtaAAAGGCACTGGATCACAGGGCTAGAGGCGACACTACAGACAGGGTtctatcccaggctgtgtcgcagccgcgACACCCATGAggcaactggcccagcgtcgtctgggttaggggaggatttggccagctgggatgtccttgtctcattgcgcatctccttgtggcgggccgggcatatgcacgctgactttggtcgccagctgtatggtgtttcctccaacacattggtgtggctggcttccgggttaagcgagcagtgtctcaagaagcagtacggcttggcggggtcgtgttttggaggactcATGGCTCTCGAACTTTGCccctcccgagtccatacgggagatAGTTCAAGACTGCAACTACCAATTGGAAATCACAAAAAaaatgtgggaatcaaaccctcaATTCCGATGTAGCAAGGCCATCCTCATATTAAATTAGTGCAAATTATGTCCCAATTCAAACACACTGTACATTATTTTAGAATCTCTGGATATCTGGATCCCCTAGTAGGTTATACACACTGTACATTATTTTAGAATCTCTGGATAACTTCCAAGCTTTTACATATATCTGGAGTCGATTATAGGCTAATGATCAAATTGTACTTTGAAAATAATCAAGGAAAAGTTCTTAGATCTTACACAACAATCTCATGTGCTACAGTAGTTCCCGTTTTACAGCTATCTAGCACAGAGAGCTTTGCACAAGACCCATGCTGAAACTTTCCTCGGGCAAGGGCGCCATTGCCACCGGGGAGTAGCTGTCCATTTAGCAGTGGTGCTGAAATGCCCACATACCTCAAAAAACAAACCTATTGATCCAGTTATCTATAGAATGCAAAGCACTTCGGTGTAATAACATATAGGGAAAGTAAATTAGACAGTAACTACTTAGAGATCGATTTAAAATGGGTCTCTAAGATAAGAGTACAGGCGGAGCAAAAAGAAGAGCtatgagaaaacacacacagtgcTAGCCACatgtaaaacaacaaaacagtcaaTCAAAATGCCCTTTTGTGTATACAACAACAAGCTTTAGGGCACAACGATTCCTATTGGTGTAGTGTGAAGTGAATTCAAATCGAAATAGGCATCCATCTCTGTAAGAGTGTGTTTATCTAGCTGAGTAGGCCTTGGGGTTATCGCTGCAGGTAACCCGATATGTTTTTTTAAGGACCGCAGCGACCTAACTCAATTCCCCCAGACATTATTTCAGCTACAATCTAGGGATTCTACTGCGAAGCTGCAGTTTTCGGTCACAGATGGTCAATTCCTGTTAGCTAATACATATTCGGGCCTGACTTTTAGCTGTATACTTCTCCCAAGTGCGAGGTTAGTAAAGGTCATTCTATCACAACCGCAATGTTTTTCTATAGTGCCAAGACTCGACTCGACAGAAAACATGTTTGCCTTGGGTACAGCCATCTAGCCAATATCACATGCCCTATCATCCCATGCCCTTGAGAAATCGTAAATAAATAAGAGTCAATCTTTGCAGCAATGAAAATTATCTTATTGTATTTACACACAAATATCTCTAATATCAGGCTTCACGCTACATATGAACAAATAAATGGACGGTTTTAATTTGATATCTAGGCCTAATAGCCACAATCACTGGAATACGAAGAGCCATAACATTTGTGTGATTCAttggtttatttattttctttccatAACGCGACTAAACATGGAATATCCTTCAAGCGGACCTGGCCGTTAGGCTACATTCATTTTGGAAGCCTACCTGATGGCGAGCAGCTCGTGCAGTAGATAGGCAGCGGCAGCAAGCAGAGCGCCCCCGGTCAGATAGAGCGTTTTCCGCCACCAAGAGTCCGACCCAAGGAGCGGCATGATCCCGCCGTAGTCCTGCAGAGGGTAGGCGATGATGTACCCATACAACGAGAGCTGCTCATTGGAGCCGCACAAGCCGAAGGAGAAGCTCTGGTTCCGTCCAAGATCAACCACAAACGAGCGCGTCCAGGCGAACCCGACGCGCCagtacattctctctctcagtggCCTTTTTCTGCCTTGCTTTGGCCGGTTTTGGCTTCATCAACGGGGGCTTCATGCGTGCCAATGGGTCGTTGCGATGCGGGATGCGAGGAAGAAAGGGATAGGGGCCATCTCGCCTGGCGGTTGTCCCGTCCCGGCTGCGGGGTCGGTATCCTCCGCAGCCGATCGTCGCCGCTCTCTCACTCTGCCGCGGATGAGAGTGACGTCACGATAGCTGCACCTTTGAAACTGTTTTTGCGATCAGTTGGGCAATAGCATAGGCTACTCAATTTCCTGGCAACTTCAATGTAGGTTAATTGCATAGtctacttttaaaaaaaaaaaaaaattcaccgTTCCCATAAACTTTATAGTATACATGTCTGCTTTGCAGCGTTGATAACAGTAACGACTCTACATTACCTCTCCTTACCAATACATATCGCACTAAAGTCATATAGGCCTAACTATTGCATGGTGGTGTAGCCTATGACTTTAATTTGTTGCAAGATGATCATTAGTTCTAGAAACTTTTAGACCATTATAAAATTAAATCCAGGCAACACAAATTTAGGGCTAGACGTGGTAGCCTATACAGCTGAGTTAGCCTTGTATCCTAGGCCATCTTAAAGTCTCGCGAGTTTATATTTTTTCGCTATACCGATTAATGAATGTATTTCTTTTTGGATTATATCTGTATTACTTCacttttggagctagaaacacaagcattactctGCACCTACGATAATGTCTGCAAATATGTGTaccgaccaataaactttgattttaatCTTTGAGTGAAGTGAAGCGAAACCGGTCGGTCAGGATGGTCAAGCGTCAGGCAACAATTTAATGCccctgaaataaaaaataatataaaacaGTCGTGCAGAGGAGGAGCACGACTGTCGTGCAAAGAAGGAGCTACAGATGCATCAACCCATTTGGTTACTGCAATATTCATTTTATTACCACAAAAGATTTTCAAAAAGAAATACAGTTCAAGTAATAGCCAATACTTGATAAACCATACAttttcatgttgtgtttctatagAGACAGGGGGAAAACCTTAGTATGCCAATCCCAGTCAGTCACGTAAACACATTTGATAAATGATGGAGCCTGTAGAGGGGAAGGGAACTCTGAGGCAAAAGGCtgtatctcaatagtctaaaagctggatcctctctctcctttatctgcaATGACTTGCAAACAGCCGGTATGTGAAAGTCATATGGAGCACGACCACCAAGTCTGATTTCATCTAGATTTTCTTTTCACATCAGTGTATATGAAGCAACCGATACAAGGAGAGGAATTCACTTCAAACTATTGGGATGCACCCAAAGAGAAGGGCCCACTAAAAAAACATCACTTCCCTGCAATAGGACACAGTGTGCTCGTAAGTCTTATTACCTTGATAAACAGCTTATTTTGGAAAGCATTCAAGCACCCAGTTCTGGACACAGATGAACACGTACATATCACAGAAACCAAGAGAAACaacctctctcagacacacacacacacaagcagctcCCACTGTATAACTGTACAGAAAATATATCAATATATACAAGTAAATATGCACACAAAGGTATTGTGACACTTCAATTTGATAAAATACATGGCACATGCAGACAGAAAACATTGGACCCTTGCTTGTGTAGGACTGATTCAATATGCAATCAAGAACACACAGCTAAAAATCCACCTGCCTTCCCCACCAAAAATGTGGTCCTAACAATTCTCCATCTAAAAAAagcagaataaaaaataaaataacgttTTTGTTGCAGGCTAATTATATCATGATAGTAAACACATTTGAGCACTTTTACTTGAAGAAGACAGCAAATACATTTCTTGATTTCTACCCAAGCAAATTTGCTCAATCAAGTAAAACACAAAAGATGAAATGAAAGACATGAGTAAAGCTATTTACAAAGGCTGGAGATACAACAGGTAATGAAGACACTTGAATCTAGCGGGTATACCCCCAGAAATTCCATTCTCCCCCATGACTTCACCGGCTAAGCTCTGGAACCAATCAACGTAGACCTTAGATAACAGGACATGCAATCGGGTCACACAATCGAACAGCCTTTCATCCTTTCAGAATGCATCTCAAACAGTACAGGGTCCAATCATCTTAGCGATACCAGTAAAAAGGACTATTCTCCCTGAGGAATGAAGACACTGCCAAATCGGCCACTCACACATCACAATCACTAATGATCAAGTTCTCTGGTCCCACAGAGCTCCATATTATATGATTGTTCCCCGAGAGTGTTCAAGGAAGTCAGGATCATCACAACTCATAGTCCCCCCCTCCCTCACTACATCCTCCTGTTCCTCACAGTTAGGTCCATAAGGTTTTGGTcgcgttcccctgctcagacgttgaatgcatcaaccaatggttgcgagCGAAGTCATCAACTGTGCCGGTCGGGCACTATATTGCTATaacatgtggttagctgatacgtaaaatacctatccaggtgtTGTAAGATCTGCCATGCGTTAGCAACACCTGGGCACAGGAACGCGCCCTTTAACTGTTGAAGGATGGAAACACAGGACTGCTGCCGCCGATTGGCTAATGCCAGCATTCCTGTGGCCATCTCTCTGATGAGTTATCATACATGAGCCGAGGTGGACATCCCATTGCCTATGACTGGATGTAAGAGTTATTCTGGTTCCCACTGGAGCTCTGGTCATTATCACTGGTACacaaacaaaacaggaaacaGTTAGTTGAGACAGGAAGTGAATGGGTCATGTTAACAGTACATAGGTGGAACACTAAAGTGAGATTAGGATAGATCTCTGTACCTGTTGGGAGGCGGCTTGGGTTTAGGCATCTTGTTGAGCACTGTAGCCATTTCCTTCCTGTCGTCAAAATTCTTCCACTGGTCGTACAGCTTCAGGATGACTCGGATGATCTCCAGGATCTGAGCAGAGCACATACGTCACCGCACAGACAATCAGCTTTCCCCTCTGATTGATGTATTAATATGCCATTTGTTTTGTGTGGCCGTACCTTCTCCATGTCGACAGAGAGCTCAGCAAACCACTGCCTGGCGTCTTTCTGCTGCACCACACAGGCAACATGCAGACATGCTGCGGATGCAGGGGGAAGAATGCGTGTGTGTAACACCTCACCTATATTTTATTGAGCTGAATATCTACTGGTAGGAAATGTGAGAGGCCTGACGGGGTGTCTTACCTAGTGCGATCATGAAGGGAGGGTAGAGTAAACAGAGGTCTGTCCTATACGTGTCATTCACTACTCTCCTATAGAGAAATAAGACAGTGTTTCAATATTGTCATATCAAATCAATACATGCTCCTGCAAACAAAGAAAAATAAACACATACCAGGCCAATGGCAGTAGCATGTCCTCCTGCCCCATGTCCTGCACATACTGTAGCAGGGGTCTGTAGGGGTGGTACACTATCAAACAGCAGTCCTGGAACACGCATGAAATCAGTTCATGAATCCATCCATCCAACAAATGGATGACATCTACCATTGAATGTATTGTGACAGAGACAAAACCTTCTATACTTACCATGAGCTCTAGTAGGTAGAACTCACATTCTAATATCTGTCATGAGGAAAGCAAATGAAGTACAAACTCAGTTTAGTAAATATATCAGTGTCATAGTCTCAACTTGTATCCCTTTTCTCTCTGTTATCTGGGAAGTATCTGGGAATAACAACATTCTGCTAACTGAACCCCTACAGTGTGAATAATCACCTCCTTCATTGCGCCACACCACCAGAGAATCAATAATTGTCTACAAGGTGTTAGGACAGCCCCAACGTGGTCCTGGCAACTCCGTGGAATCAGTAGATAAATAACCGGCGCTGCAATCGTATTCCACTTAGCGCCACAGCGATAGATACGCCCCGGTGAGGAGACGCCACCGACCACGGTCAAAATCACCTTCCATGGCGATGGGAGTTTTGCCATAGGCTTGCGAACACTAGTTGTGGAATGTGGCGTCTCCGTAGACGCCAACATACTGATACCTAACTACAACACACAATGTAAAGGACTCTTACTGgtgtataaactgggtggttcgagcactCAATGCTGTTTGGCTGAAagacatggtatatcagaccgtataacaCGGGTATAACTATACAttactttttactgttctaattacattggtaaccagtttataatagcagtaaggcacctccagggtttgtggtatatggccaatacaccacggctaagggctgtatccacgCATTCCGCGttgtgtcgtgcttaagaacagcatttttggccatataccacacaacCTCggaccttattgcttaagtataaatATTCCACAATGTAGTGAGTGTGTTGCCTCAGAGATAGGTCCCACCACAATGCAACATGATCGTAACATCTAGCTACAACAATGAATTATATTCAATCATTTAACTTTATAATAAATACTACATTGTTAAGCCTAAGAACTGTTCATACAGCACATCCTAAATGATTTCAACAGCGAGGTTAGGTCAGACTTACATGGTTCATTCTGTAAGGGAACTCCTTTGGGAAGGCATAGGAAAATCTTGTTTTTActgtacaaaacaaaaacacttgTTAGATTTGACATCAAATGAATGCAACGCATCAGAATGAATGTAGCCTTTGTACCACAGCAAGAGTGTATTTGTCATCTTCAATATAAGATCATATCTAAACGGAAACGCTTCGTGTCTCCTTACTTACACACAGACGTTGCTGCAGAGATCAGACGAGTGTTTGAAACAACACCAAATTCCTGGaagagacagtaacagaagggCTTTGAGGATGCTGTCAGAGTAGGATGGGGTGAACTGCACTATCAAAGACTATGTTACAGAGCAGTTAACCCTGTGTGTTAACCCTATCCCTAATCCCACACAGACTATGAAAACTGGAAAGGCAGTGGAATATCAGGCCAGATATACCTCCACTTTGGAGGCCAGGAACACACATGTAGGAGCCATGAGCACTGGGTCTATACTCTTCAGGGAGTACCTGCAGAGGAAGAAATAAGTAAGAGGGGGAGACAAATAAAGAGATTTGGAAGAGGCTCAAAGCTCAGGGCTCTACGCTGAccgtttaaaaataaataaaacatttacagggAGCACGTGTGCGCCTAAGTTGAAAAATGTAGGAGCACACAAAGAAATGTAGGAGcacaatgaaaaatatttgaAGTAACAAGTCGTTTTCTTTGAAGTAATGGGGAAAGCATGACGGTTAAAAACTGCGCTCAGTGTATTCTCCATGGCACTCAGGGGCTGCGGTACAGTGAAATAATAATTCCAACAATTATCACCTGGGTGATTTTTTCCTAGGCGCCCTGGTGCTCCTAAATTAAAATTCCAGGTCGTAGAGCAAAATATTTAGGCGCATGTGGTGGCACTGTAGAGCACTGTAGATATTACACAATGCTCCCCTAGTGCCATTTATAATTCGCTGATGAACAGAACACAGTGTTGTTGTCATGAAAATGGCATAAGCACCTGGCATAGAAACGTTTGAAGTAGACGGTTGCTGTAGCAATGACCTGCTGGCGGAGCTTCAGGTGTTCCCCCAGTGCCTGGATCACTGGAACAGAACAATAAGTTGAACACAAAGCACATCTAACCTCAATTGCGTCAAACAGCAACCTTACAAGACACACGACACTGTACAgtgcactcggaaagtattcagacccctcgactttttccacattttgttacgctacagccttattagAAAATAGATGAAATAAAacattcccctcatcaatctacacacaatagcccataatgacaaagcaaaaacaggttgattTGTttagtaaatgtattaaaaaaatgttgttttttaaataccttatttacataagtattcagaacctttgctatgagactcgaaattgagcttaggtgcatcttgtttccattgatcatcctagagatgtttctacaacttgattggagtccatctgtggtaaattcaattgattggacatgatttggaaaggcacacacctgtctatataaggtcccacagttgacagtgcatgttagagcaaaaaccaagccgttaggtcgaaagaattgtccgtagaactccaagacaggattgtgtcaaggcacagatttggggaatggtaccaaaaaatgtctgcagattgaaggtccccaagaacacagtagcctccatcattcttaaattgaagaagtttggaaccaccaagacttcctagagctgaccaaaTTGAACaatgaaacaagattctctggccttgttcagggaggtgaccaagatctcaatggtcactctgacagtgctccagagttcctccaTGGAGATGggcgaaccttccagaaggacaaccatctctgcagcactccatcactcaggcctttatggtagagtcgcaagactgaagccactcctcagtaaaaggcacatgacagcccgcttggagtttgccaaaaggcacctcagaccatgagaaacaagattctctggtctgatgaa
The window above is part of the Salmo salar chromosome ssa15, Ssal_v3.1, whole genome shotgun sequence genome. Proteins encoded here:
- the LOC106571487 gene encoding cyclin-C, which produces MAGNFWQSSHYLQWVLDKQDLMKERQKDIKFMSEEDYWKLQIFFANVIQALGEHLKLRQQVIATATVYFKRFYARYSLKSIDPVLMAPTCVFLASKVEEFGVVSNTRLISAATSVLKTRFSYAFPKEFPYRMNHILECEFYLLELMDCCLIVYHPYRPLLQYVQDMGQEDMLLPLAWRVVNDTYRTDLCLLYPPFMIALACLHVACVVQQKDARQWFAELSVDMEKILEIIRVILKLYDQWKNFDDRKEMATVLNKMPKPKPPPNSDNDQSSSGNQNNSYIQS
- the LOC106571486 gene encoding failed axon connections homolog isoform X2 is translated as METYLRMVDLPYQNYFDGKLSPQGKMPWIEYNQEQVSGTEFIIDFLEEKLGVSLNKNLSPPEKAVSQAVTKMVEEHFYWTIAYCQWVDNLEETQKMLAVSGPLSDLLKWILSRLTGGIVKREMYGHGIGRFTKEEVYALMEKDMRTLATLLGDKKYLMGPKLSMVDATVFSHLAPAMWTLPGTRPEQLIKGELINLAIYCERIRRRFWPEWFVDLEDFCYGDTTEDDDSPSKLQDLGLYSRTDTFQDEASPPHTHTHTISPDSDLTGHSLYDSDMDTECSEMEQLKC
- the LOC106571486 gene encoding failed axon connections homolog isoform X1 encodes the protein MYWRVGFAWTRSFVVDLGRNQSFSFGLCGSNEQLSLYGYIIAYPLQDYGGIMPLLGSDSWWRKTLYLTGGALLAAAAYLLHELLAIRKEQELNSKDTIILHQFSRPKSGVPSLSPFCLKMETYLRMVDLPYQNYFDGKLSPQGKMPWIEYNQEQVSGTEFIIDFLEEKLGVSLNKNLSPPEKAVSQAVTKMVEEHFYWTIAYCQWVDNLEETQKMLAVSGPLSDLLKWILSRLTGGIVKREMYGHGIGRFTKEEVYALMEKDMRTLATLLGDKKYLMGPKLSMVDATVFSHLAPAMWTLPGTRPEQLIKGELINLAIYCERIRRRFWPEWFVDLEDFCYGDTTEDDDSPSKLQDLGLYSRTDTFQDEASPPHTHTHTISPDSDLTGHSLYDSDMDTECSEMEQLKC